In a single window of the Deltaproteobacteria bacterium genome:
- a CDS encoding Hsp20/alpha crystallin family protein produces MAKQSSNRPPGSSAAETEGMLKFFVERIEHMLQNSESEPINQIPNVDMYSSPSRLTIEVEMPGVRREDIDVAIYRNTLIVKGLKYECFEDNKVNYVCMERTFGRIYRAIEFPFPVDTVRIKAVYKDGILHVTMPRVEDKRGLPKSVPVETKD; encoded by the coding sequence ATGGCCAAGCAGTCCAGCAACAGACCGCCGGGTTCTTCCGCCGCCGAGACGGAGGGGATGTTGAAGTTCTTCGTCGAACGCATCGAGCACATGCTCCAGAACTCGGAGAGCGAGCCCATAAACCAGATTCCCAACGTGGACATGTACTCATCGCCCTCCCGTCTGACCATCGAGGTCGAGATGCCGGGGGTGAGGCGCGAGGACATAGACGTCGCCATCTACAGAAACACCCTGATCGTCAAGGGGCTCAAGTACGAGTGCTTCGAGGACAACAAGGTCAACTACGTCTGCATGGAAAGGACGTTCGGAAGGATTTACAGGGCCATAGAGTTCCCCTTCCCCGTCGATACGGTGAGGATAAAGGCCGTCTACAAGGACGGCATACTCCACGTAACCATGCCGAGGGTCGAGGACAAACGGGGGCTGCCCAAGAGCGTGCCCGTTGAAACCAAAGATTAG
- the lon gene encoding endopeptidase La, giving the protein MEEREFRDDEQLIIPETLPLLPIRDVVVFPFMIVPLFVGRDKSINAVDAALTRDRLIFMATQKDVSDEEPEPEDLYTFGTVGMIIRMLKLPDGRVKILVQGITRARINTFLQTSPSFTVDITKVQEPQTQQIPVEVEALMRTVREQLEKLSSLGKMISPEIMMVLENIHDPGRLADLVAANLGLKIEDAQKVLETLDPVERLRSVNDYLLKELQVAQMQAKIQSQAKEEMDRNQREYYLREQMRAIKNELGDIEEVSEEIEEFREKIARAKMPPEVEKEALKQADRLEMMHPDASEAAIIRTYLEWLVDLPWSKFTRDRLDLEKARKVLDEDHYDLEKVKERILEYLAVRKLQKKTKGPILCFVGPPGVGKTSLGRSIARAIGRKFVRISLGGVKDEAEIRGHRRTYVGALPGRIIQGMKQAGSRNPVFMMDEIDKIGMDFRGDPSSALLEVLDPEQNNAFSDHYLNVPFDLSRCMFITTANLIDPIPGPLKDRMEVIDIPGYTEEDKLEIAKKYIVPRQTKENGLSESLVQIPDRTLKKVISEYTREAGLRNLERQIASLCRKVAMKVASGKKEMTVITPRMLGEMLGPPRFLPETEQAAGEPGVATGLAWTPVGGEILYIEATVMKGRGQLTLTGQLGDVMKESAQAAFSYTRSRASQFGLEADFYKNLDIHIHVPAGAIPKDGPSAGITMAAALISAITQTPLKKDVAMTGEITLRGRVLPVGGIKDKCLAALRAKIQTVILPEKNRKDLDEIPKKMRRKLNFVLVSHMDEVVDVVFASSPFKEAPKKTAKPAPRKKAGGVRV; this is encoded by the coding sequence ATGGAAGAAAGAGAATTCAGGGACGACGAGCAGCTTATCATACCTGAGACCCTCCCGCTTCTGCCCATCAGGGACGTAGTCGTCTTTCCATTCATGATAGTGCCTCTCTTCGTTGGGAGGGACAAGTCCATAAACGCCGTCGACGCGGCGCTCACCAGGGACCGCCTCATCTTCATGGCCACCCAGAAGGACGTCTCCGACGAGGAGCCCGAGCCCGAGGACCTCTATACCTTCGGCACGGTGGGCATGATAATACGGATGCTCAAGCTCCCCGACGGGAGGGTGAAGATCCTCGTGCAGGGCATAACGCGCGCCCGGATAAACACCTTTCTCCAGACCTCGCCGAGCTTCACCGTCGATATCACGAAGGTCCAGGAGCCCCAGACACAGCAGATACCCGTCGAGGTCGAGGCCCTCATGCGCACGGTGCGCGAGCAGCTCGAGAAGCTCTCGTCGCTGGGCAAGATGATCTCGCCCGAAATAATGATGGTCCTCGAGAACATCCACGACCCCGGACGGCTGGCCGATCTCGTGGCCGCCAACCTGGGCCTCAAGATCGAGGACGCCCAGAAGGTTCTCGAGACGCTCGATCCCGTCGAAAGGCTCCGCAGCGTCAACGACTATCTCCTCAAGGAGCTCCAGGTGGCCCAGATGCAGGCCAAGATACAGAGCCAGGCCAAGGAGGAGATGGACCGCAACCAGCGCGAGTACTACCTGCGCGAGCAGATGCGGGCCATAAAGAACGAGCTCGGCGACATAGAAGAGGTCAGCGAGGAGATCGAGGAGTTCCGCGAGAAGATCGCCAGGGCCAAGATGCCGCCGGAGGTGGAGAAAGAGGCGCTCAAACAGGCCGACCGCCTCGAGATGATGCACCCCGACGCCAGCGAGGCGGCCATCATCAGGACCTACCTCGAGTGGCTCGTCGATCTGCCGTGGTCGAAGTTCACGCGCGACCGCCTCGACCTCGAAAAGGCCCGCAAGGTCCTCGACGAGGACCACTACGACCTCGAAAAGGTCAAGGAGCGCATACTCGAGTACCTTGCCGTAAGGAAGCTGCAGAAGAAGACCAAGGGCCCCATACTCTGCTTCGTCGGCCCTCCGGGCGTGGGCAAGACGTCGCTGGGGCGCTCCATAGCGCGCGCCATAGGCCGCAAGTTCGTGAGGATATCTCTCGGCGGCGTAAAGGACGAGGCCGAGATACGGGGGCACAGGCGCACCTACGTGGGGGCCCTGCCTGGCCGCATCATACAGGGGATGAAACAGGCCGGCTCGCGCAACCCCGTCTTCATGATGGACGAGATCGACAAGATCGGCATGGACTTCCGCGGGGACCCGTCGTCGGCGCTCCTCGAGGTGCTCGACCCGGAGCAGAACAACGCCTTCAGCGACCACTACCTCAACGTGCCCTTCGACCTCTCGCGCTGCATGTTCATCACCACGGCCAACCTCATAGACCCGATCCCCGGACCGCTCAAGGACAGGATGGAGGTCATCGACATACCGGGCTACACCGAGGAGGACAAGCTCGAGATAGCGAAAAAATACATCGTTCCGCGCCAGACGAAGGAGAACGGCCTGAGCGAGTCGCTGGTGCAGATACCGGACAGGACCCTCAAGAAGGTCATCTCCGAGTACACCAGGGAGGCGGGGCTTCGCAACCTCGAGCGCCAGATCGCGTCGCTGTGCCGCAAGGTGGCCATGAAGGTCGCCTCCGGCAAGAAGGAGATGACCGTCATAACGCCGCGCATGCTCGGCGAGATGCTCGGCCCCCCGCGCTTCCTCCCCGAGACCGAACAGGCGGCCGGCGAGCCCGGTGTAGCCACGGGCCTTGCCTGGACGCCCGTGGGCGGAGAGATACTCTACATAGAGGCCACCGTCATGAAGGGCCGCGGCCAGCTCACCCTTACGGGTCAGCTCGGCGACGTCATGAAGGAGAGCGCCCAGGCGGCCTTCAGCTACACCCGCTCCCGGGCCTCCCAGTTCGGCCTGGAGGCCGACTTCTACAAGAACCTGGACATACACATCCACGTGCCGGCCGGCGCCATACCCAAGGACGGCCCCTCGGCGGGCATCACCATGGCCGCCGCCCTCATATCGGCCATAACGCAGACGCCGCTGAAGAAGGACGTGGCCATGACGGGCGAGATAACCCTTCGCGGCAGGGTCCTGCCCGTGGGCGGCATAAAGGACAAGTGCCTTGCCGCGCTGCGGGCCAAGATACAGACGGTCATACTGCCCGAGAAGAACCGCAAGGACCTCGACGAGATACCGAAGAAGATGAGGCGCAAGCTCAACTTCGTGCTCGTAAGCCACATGGACGAGGTCGTGGACGTGGTCTTCGCCTCATCTCCCTTCAAGGAGGCGCCGAAAAAGACCGCCAAGCCGGCTCCCCGCAAGAAGGCCGGGGGGGTCAGGGTCTGA
- the galU gene encoding UTP--glucose-1-phosphate uridylyltransferase GalU has protein sequence MKVRKAVFPAAGLGTRFLPASKAVPKEMFPLVDKPLIQYGVEEALASGIRDIIVITAMGKGAIEDHFDRSVQLEQALDAKGKSHALKELRDISDASNFVYTRQKEQLGLGHAVLCAREIVGREPFAVFLGDDIIDAEVPAMKQMLGVFEEYGGAAVVAVQQVPRSQAHMYGIVAGEKVGERTWKVTEMVEKPRGTPPSTLAVIGRYILAPRIFDILDATGRGAGGEIQLTDAIGTLAAEEDVYAYEFEGDRYDAGDKLGFLKANIALAMKRPDFGRELRRFIEGLVG, from the coding sequence ATGAAGGTGCGCAAGGCAGTCTTTCCCGCCGCGGGGCTGGGCACGAGATTTCTGCCCGCCTCCAAGGCCGTTCCCAAGGAGATGTTCCCCCTCGTCGACAAGCCGCTCATCCAGTACGGCGTCGAGGAGGCGCTGGCCTCGGGCATACGGGACATCATAGTCATAACGGCCATGGGAAAGGGCGCCATCGAGGACCACTTCGACAGGTCCGTGCAGCTCGAGCAGGCGCTCGACGCAAAGGGCAAGTCCCATGCGCTCAAAGAGCTGCGCGACATCTCGGACGCCTCGAACTTCGTCTACACGCGCCAGAAAGAACAGCTCGGGCTCGGTCACGCCGTGCTCTGCGCCAGGGAGATCGTCGGGCGCGAACCCTTCGCCGTCTTCCTGGGCGACGACATAATCGACGCCGAGGTGCCGGCCATGAAGCAGATGCTCGGCGTCTTCGAAGAGTACGGCGGCGCCGCCGTCGTAGCCGTCCAGCAGGTGCCACGCAGCCAGGCCCACATGTACGGCATAGTGGCAGGCGAAAAGGTGGGCGAGAGGACCTGGAAGGTCACGGAGATGGTCGAGAAGCCCAGGGGGACGCCGCCATCGACGCTGGCCGTCATAGGTCGGTACATACTCGCGCCGAGAATATTCGACATCCTCGACGCCACCGGACGGGGGGCGGGCGGCGAGATCCAGCTCACCGACGCCATCGGAACACTCGCCGCCGAAGAAGACGTCTACGCCTACGAGTTCGAGGGAGACCGCTACGATGCGGGCGACAAGCTCGGCTTTCTCAAGGCCAACATCGCCCTCGCCATGAAACGCCCCGACTTCGGAAGAGAGCTTCGCCGCTTCATCGAGGGGCTCGTCGGGTGA